From a region of the Acanthochromis polyacanthus isolate Apoly-LR-REF ecotype Palm Island chromosome 3, KAUST_Apoly_ChrSc, whole genome shotgun sequence genome:
- the LOC110961860 gene encoding LOW QUALITY PROTEIN: UTP--glucose-1-phosphate uridylyltransferase (The sequence of the model RefSeq protein was modified relative to this genomic sequence to represent the inferred CDS: inserted 4 bases in 4 codons; deleted 2 bases in 2 codons): MSLTVADLTRGAMTEFQEKLRQQHEESMHRELEALLSTANKAEAEISRKDFDGFKKIFHRFLQVKGPSVDWPKINRPPEESIQPYEKIKAKGLPDNIAACLNKLAVVKLNGGLGTSMGCKGPKSLISVRNENTFLDLTVQQIEHLNKTFSADVPLVLMKLLNTDEETKKILQKYKHHRVNIHTFNQSRYPRINKESLLPIASNMGMSGENAEAWYPPGHGDIYAXFYNSGLLDKLLAEGKEYIXVSNIDNLGATVDLFILQHLMSQPADRRCXFIMEVTDKTRADVKGGTLIQYEDHLRLLEIAQVPKAHVDEFKSVTKFKIFNTNNLWISXPAIKRLHEKNTMDLEIIVNPKTLDGGLNVIQLETAVGAAIKSFDNALGVNVPRSRFLPVKTSSDLLLVMSNLYSLDAGSLTMSKKREFPTTPHVKLGSSFTKVQEFLARFENIPDMLELDHLTVSGDVTFGKNVSLKGTVIIIANHGDRIDIPAGAMLENKIVSGNLRILDH; the protein is encoded by the exons ATGTCTCTGACTGTAGCTG ATCTGACCAGAGGAGCGATGACAGAGTTCCAGGAGAAGCTCCGTCAGCAGCATGAGGAGTCGATGCACCGCGAGCTGGAGGCGCTGCTGTCTACAGCCAACAAGGCCGAAGCCGAG ATCTCCAGAAAAGATTTTGATGGCTTTAAGAAGATCTTCCACAGATTTCTGCAGGTCAAAGGTCCTTCAGTTGACTGGCCAAAGATCAACCGGCCACCAGAGGAGTCG ATCCAGCCCTATGAGAAGATCAAGGCGAAGGGACTCCCTGACAACATCGCTGCCTGCCTCAACAAGCTGGCCGTGGTCAAACTGAACGGCGGTCTGGGAACCAGCATGGGCTGCAAGGGCCCCAAG AGTCTGATCAGCGTCCGC AACGAGAACACCTTCCTGGACCTGACCGTGCAGCAGATCGAG cATCTGAACAAAACATTCAGCGCCGACGTGCCGCTCGTTCTCATGAAACTCCTCAACACCGACGAAGAGACGAAGAAGATTCTGCAGAAATACAAACACCACCGAGTCAACATCCACACCTTCAACCAGAGCAG ATATCCGAGGATAAacaaagagtctctgctgccgATCGCCAGTAACATGGGGATGAGCGGTGAGAATGCAGAGGCCTGGTACCCACCAGGTCATGGAGACATCTACG AGTTCTACAACTCTGGGCTGCTCGACAAACTCCTAGCTGAAGGAAAAGAGTACA TTGTGTCCAACATCGACAACCTGGGAGCCACCGTCGACCTGTTCATCCTCCAGCACCTGATGAGTCAGCCGGCCGACAGACGCT GGTTCATCATGGAGGTCACCGACAAGACCAGAGCCGACGTCAAG gGTGGTACTCTGATCCAGTACGAGGATCATCTGAGGCTGCTGGAGATCGCTCAGGTCCCGAAGGCCCACGTAGACGAGTTCAAGTCTGTCACCAAGTTCAAGATCTTCAACACCAACAATCTGTGGATCT CTCCCGCCATCAAGAGGCTGCACGAGAAGAACACCATGGATCTGGAGATCATCGTCAACCCAAAG ACGCTGGACGGCGGTCTGAACGTCATCCAGCTGGAGACGGCCGTCGGCGCCGCCATCAAGAGCTTCGACAACGCCTTGGGGGTGAACGTCCCCCGCAGTCGCTTCCTGCCGGTGAAGACGTCGTCAGACCTGCTGCTGGTCATGTCCAACCTGTACAGCCTGGACGCCGGCTCCCTCACCATGAGCAAGAAGAGGGAGTTCCCCACAACACCACACGTCAAACTGGGCAGCTCCTTCACCAAG gttcaggagtttctggctcgGTTTGAAAACATCCCAGACATGTTGGAGCTCGATCACCTCACCGTGTCCGGAGACGTGACCTTCGGAAAGAACGTTTCTCTGAAG GGAACCGTCATCATCATCGCCAATCACGGCGACCGGATCGATATTCCTGCTGGAGCGATGCTGGAGAACAAGATTGTTTCTGGAAACCTGCGGATCCTCGACCACTGA